The proteins below come from a single Miscanthus floridulus cultivar M001 chromosome 1, ASM1932011v1, whole genome shotgun sequence genomic window:
- the LOC136457331 gene encoding uncharacterized protein: MTAIGNSCKRLQLLRAAQAEEVIEAVELGEIESGRGLNQEMGLARPADTRWGSHYKTIQHVILMYRSIRRLFQQIIDDPEYKESLEAQIALYSFESFEFVFLAHLLDTILGYTDDLNCALQKRHQDILNAVSLISLTKTQLELLREDDGWKKFLADVTSFCVKRKIVVPKMDCRYNSVGRSKRYYVKLINYHRFKVDMFLGVIGRQLKELNDRFDEVNTDMLICMLLINPKDSFASFDKDNLVKLAKFYPKDFSITNLRCLTYQLGNFIADMRGDKDLAK, encoded by the coding sequence ATGACTGCCATTGGGAACTCTTGTAAGAGGTTGCAACTACTTCGAGCTGCTCAAGCTGAAGAGGTTATTGAAGCAGTAGAGTTGGGTGAAATTGAAAGTGGTCGTGGTTTGAATCAAGAGATGGGGTTAGCTAGGCCAGCTGATACACGCTGGGGATCTCACTACAAAACGATACAACATGTTATTCTTATGTATCGTTCAATCCGACGGTTATTTCAACAAATTATAGATGATCCTGAGTACAAAGAATCTTTAGAGGCTCAAATAGCATTGTATTCATTTGAGTCATTTGAATTTGTGTTCCTTGCACATTTGCTGGACACCATACTTGGGTACACGGATGACTTGAATTGTGCTTTGCAAAAAAGGCATCAAGATATTCTTAATGCTGTTTCACTCATATCTTTGACAAAGACTCAACTTGAGTTGTTGCGAGAGGATGATGGATGGAAGAAATTTCTTGCTGATGTCACTTCTTTTTGTGTGAAGCGCAAAATTGTAGTTCCTAAAATGGATTGCAGATACAATTCAGTTGGAAGATCAAAGAGGTACTATGTCAAACTCATAAATTATCATCGTTTCAAAGTTGACATGTTTCTGGGTGTCATTGGTAGGCAGCTTAAAGAACTCAATGATAGGTTTGATGAGGTAAACACTGATATGCTGATTTGCATGTTGTTAATCAATCCCAAAGATTCATTTGCTTCTTTTGACAAGGACAACTTAGTAAAACTTGCAAAGTTTTATCCCAAAGACTTCTCAATCACCAACTTGAGGTGTCTAACCTATCAGCTTGGTAACTTCATTGCTGATATGCGTGGTGATAAAGATTTAGCAAAGTGA